From the genome of Labrus bergylta chromosome 12, fLabBer1.1, whole genome shotgun sequence, one region includes:
- the trim33 gene encoding E3 ubiquitin-protein ligase TRIM33 isoform X2 — MADNKGEEDMEPSVNSDSVPSAQENDQPETKDDNAVIVIEANLKSGEETETRDNATEAPTPTSDGGEVSGGAAGAGAEAEASGSASDAASPPGTSTTTAESTTAEPVTAGDAQAGGLTTEMSPPPTAPAATPVSAPINLLDTCAVCKQSLQSRDCEPKLLPCLHSFCLKCIPQPDRQVSVQVTGPHGQPDTHIVNVMHCLVCHEEYRQTDIIDNYFVKDTSEATNSSDEKSAQVCTSCEDNAGTIGFCVECGEWLCKTCVEAHQRVKITKDHKIHTKEDADTASESVGASGQRPVFCPIHKQEPLKLFCETCDTLTCRDCQLLEHKEHRYQFLEEACQHQKGLIESKVAQLQEKKNYVHYSINQVQSRLKELNQTHKKVEHEIKIAVFTLINEINKKGKSLLQQLEGVTKERSMRLVAQHKDTTRLAQQIHHVLNFCHWAINTGSHTALLYSKRLILYQLHQRLQSALEPVPKANGEVRFFCDPTFWAKNVVNLGNLLIEKAPAQPPNVMVGGPPISPGQGHPGKHQGQINLAQLRLQHMQQAAYAQQKQHHQHQQQHQQQQQQQHQQQIQQQMRIASQMSQQHARQAGQPMVQQQPPRLISMQQLPRGPGGMNGGPGPPMYPNSHHMRLPGPTQGGRMPTAQPRHNGQQYPPMMQPQLQRQMSIESEMSHQRFRFLLQSGHSNPGHAGPFPVASLHNANPTSPTSASMAGAHAHRGPASPIIGPIELIPSVTNPENLPCLPEIPPIQLEDAGSSSLGHLLTRYISASTQQQLGSVDMNPSPGLSSHSSGSSGLSNAHTPARPSSTSSTGSRGSCSSAGRAGAGSGAAVEQVKVKQEPGTDDSYSCPATSMKTERGKDAGRSACMMSSPENSPLPVVGSVSAGLDALRAVGERIKTEPTSDTPCSGLNGSSATTSSSSNTTTSLSSEKRSSTALTNGNVDKGTEAKGGGAASATGNSGGKEDDPNEDWCAVCINGGDLLCCDRCPKVFHMKCHVPTIKIFPKGDFLCTFCRSVNIPEIEYCDDSKKITAVQSLNPEDQRRCERLLLHIFCHELSVGFREPVPSSVPNYYKIIKQPMDLKKVKKKLQLRNSQYYQSIQDFVSDMRLVFKNCANYNEVGSEMAISGKAVSLYFEEKLSEIFPGQNFPETPESESMDTQAKEDNDTDDSEEDFIQPRRKRLKTDEKVLHIK, encoded by the exons ATGGCGGATAACAAAGGCGAGGAGGATATGGAACCGTCTGTTAATTCGGACTCAGTGCCTTCAGCGCAAGAGAATGACCAACCAGAGACGAAAGACGACAATGCTGTAATAGTTATAGAAGCAAATTTAAAGAGCGGCGAAGAAACGGAGACCCGCGATAACGCTACGGAGGCACCGACACCCACCAGCGACGGAGGGGAGGTTAGCGGCGGAGCTGCTGGAGCGGGAGCGGAAGCCGAAGCCAGTGGTAGCGCTAGCGACGCCGCCAGTCCGCCCGGAACCAGTACCACCACTGCAGAATCCACGACAGCTGAACCTGTGACCGCTGGGGATGCTCAAGCTGGAGGACTTACTACCGAAATGTCCCCCCCTCCTACGGCTCCAGCGGCCACACCGGTATCAGCTCCTATTAATTTGCTGGATACGTGCGCAGTGTGTAAACAAAGTCTTCAGAGCCGGGACTGTGAACCAAAACTTTTGCCTTGTTTGCACTCTTTTTGTCTCAAATGTATCCCGCAACCAGATAGGCAAGTAAGCGTGCAGGTGACTGGACCACACGGGcaacctgacacacacatag taaACGTTATGCACTGTTTGGTGTGTCACGAAGAGTACAGACAAACGGATATTATTGACAACTACTTTGTCAAAGATACCTCAGAGGCAACAAACTCATCTGATGAGAAGTCTGCTCAG GTGTGCACAAGTTGTGAGGACAACGCAGGAACCATTGGCTTTTGTGTGGAGTGCGGAGAATGGCTATGTAAGACCTGCGTGGAGGCCCACCAGAGGGTGAAAATCACAAAGGACCACAAGATTCACACAAAGGAGGATGCTGACACTGCCTCTG AGTCTGTTGGTGCTTCAGGACAGAGGCCTGTTTTCTGTCCCATCCACAAGCAGGAGCCACTCAAGCTTTTCTGTGAGACCTGTGACACTTTGACCTGCAGGGACTGCCAGCTGCTGGAGCACAAGGAGCACAGGTAC CAATTCCTGGAGGAGGCTTGCCAACACCAGAAAGGCCTCATTGAGTCCAAAGTTGCCCAGctacaggagaagaagaactaCGTCCATTATTCTATCAACCAGGTTCAAAGCAG GTTAAAAGAGCTGAATCAGACCCACAAGAAGGTGGAGCATGAGATCAAAATTGCAGTATTTACTCTCATTAATGAGATCAACAAGAAGGGCAAGTCTCTGCTGCAGCAGTTGGAG GGTGTGACCAAAGAGCGCAGCATGAGGCTCGTGGCTCAGCACAAAGATACCACCCGCCTGGCCCAACAGATCCACCATGTGCTGAACTTCTGCCACTGGGCCATTAACACTGGCAGCCACACTGCGCTGCTCTACAGCAAGAGGCTG ATCCTATACCAGCTTCATCAGCGCCTTCAGTCAGCACTAGAGCCAGTACCCAAAGCCAATGGTGAGGTGCGCTTCTTCTGTGACCCAACCTTCTGGGCCAAAAACGTTGTGAATCTAG GTAATTTGTTGATTGAGAAAGCACCTGCACAACCACCCAATGTAATGGTAGGAGGACCACCCATTTCACCGGGTCAGGGTCACCCAGGCAAACACCAGGGACAGATCAATCTTGCCCAGCTCCGGCTGCAGCACATGCAGCAGGCAGCCTACGCACAACagaaacaacaccatcagcatcagcagcagcatcagcagcagcagcagcaacagcaccagcagcagaTCCAGCAACAGATGCGCATAGCCTCTCAAATGTCCCAGCAGCATGCCAGACAGGCCGGCCAACCCATGGTGCAGCAGCAG CCTCCACGGCTCATCAGCATGCAGCAGCTACCGAGAGGGCCTGGGGGTATGAATGGTGGGCCAGGTCCTCCCATGTACCCAAATTCCCACCATATGCGTCTCCCGGGTCCAACGCAGGGGGGGCGAATGCCAACAGCTCAGCCAAGACATAACGGGCAGCAGTATCCACCAATGATGCAGCCTCAGCTTCAAAGACAG ATGTCTATAGAATCTGAGATGAGCCACCAAAGGTTTCGTTTCTTACTACAATCAGGG CATTCCAACCCGGGGCACGCAGGCCCTTTTCCGGTAGCATCCCTCCATAATGCCAACCCCACAAGTCCCACCAGTGCCAGTATGGCTGGTGCCCACGCCCACCGTGGCCCTGCCAGTCCCATCATCGGTCCTATCGAGCTCATCCCCTCCGTCACCAATCCAGAGAACCTGCCCTGCCTACCTGAGATCCCTCCTATTCAG TTGGAGGACGCAGGTTCCAGCAGCCTGGGTCACCTCTTAACTCGCTACATCTCAGccagcacacagcagcagctcggCTCAGTGGACATGAACCCCTCTCCTGGACTCTCGTCTCACTCTTCTGGATCTTCAG GTCTGTCAAATGCCCACACACCAGCAAGACCCTCCAGCACGTCAAGCACAGGCAGCCGAGGCAG CTGTAGCTCTGCAGGGAGGGCTGGGGCAGGAAGCGGAGCAGCTGTGGAGCAGGTGAAGGTGAAGCAGGAGCCAGGAACAGACGACAGCTACAGCTGCCCAGCTACATCTATGAAGACAGAGCGAGGAAAAGATGCCGGGAGAAGTGCCTGCATG ATGAGCAGTCCGGAGAACAGTCCCCTTCCTGTAGTGGGGTCTGTATCTGCAGGCCTAGATGCTCTCAGGGCTGTAGGAGAGCGCATCAAAACAGAACCCACATCTGACACTCCTTGTTCGGGACTTAACGGCTCCAGTGCCAcaacctcttcctcttccaaCACCACTACCTCATTATCCTCTGAGAAAAGAAGCAGCACAGCGCTGACTAATGGAAACGTTGACAAGGGGACGGAGGCCAAAGGAGGCGGTGCAGCTTCTGCAACGGGCAACTCTGGTGGGAAAGAGGATGACCCCAATGAAGACTGGTGCGCTGTCTGTATTAATGGTGGTGACCTGCTTTGCTGTGACCGCTGTCCTAAAGTGTTCCACATGAAATGCCATGTGCCCACcataaaaatatttccaaa gGGTGACTTTCTCTGCACGTTTTGCCGGAGTGTCAACATCCCTGAAATCGAGTACTGTGACGACAGTAAGAAAATCACAGCAGTGCAAAGCCTGAATCCAGAGGACCAAAGG agatGTGAACGCCTCCTGCTGCACATCTTTTGTCATGAGCTCAGCGTGGGCTTCAGGGAACCTGTCCCTAGCTCT GTGCCGAACTACTACAAAATAATCAAGCAGCCGATGGACCTgaagaaagtgaagaagaagcttCAGTTACGGAACTCCCAGTACTACCAGTCCATCCAGGACTTTGTGTCCGATATGCGTCTGGTTTTCAAGAACTGTGCAAATTACAACGAG GTGGGATCAGAGATGGCGATATCCGGCAAGGCAGTGAGCCTTTACTTTGAGGAGAAGTTATCGGAGATCTTCCCGGGGCAGAACTTCCCTGAAACACCCGAGTCCGAGTCCATGGACACGCAGGCAAAGGAGGACAACGACACAGACGACTCCGAGGAGGACTTCATACAGCCGAGGCGCAAACGtttaaaaacagatgagaaAGTGCTCCACATAAAGTGA
- the trim33 gene encoding E3 ubiquitin-protein ligase TRIM33 isoform X4, producing MADNKGEEDMEPSVNSDSVPSAQENDQPETKDDNAVIVIEANLKSGEETETRDNATEAPTPTSDGGEVSGGAAGAGAEAEASGSASDAASPPGTSTTTAESTTAEPVTAGDAQAGGLTTEMSPPPTAPAATPVSAPINLLDTCAVCKQSLQSRDCEPKLLPCLHSFCLKCIPQPDRQVSVQVTGPHGQPDTHIVNVMHCLVCHEEYRQTDIIDNYFVKDTSEATNSSDEKSAQVCTSCEDNAGTIGFCVECGEWLCKTCVEAHQRVKITKDHKIHTKEDADTASESVGASGQRPVFCPIHKQEPLKLFCETCDTLTCRDCQLLEHKEHRYQFLEEACQHQKGLIESKVAQLQEKKNYVHYSINQVQSRLKELNQTHKKVEHEIKIAVFTLINEINKKGKSLLQQLEGVTKERSMRLVAQHKDTTRLAQQIHHVLNFCHWAINTGSHTALLYSKRLILYQLHQRLQSALEPVPKANGEVRFFCDPTFWAKNVVNLGNLLIEKAPAQPPNVMVGGPPISPGQGHPGKHQGQINLAQLRLQHMQQAAYAQQKQHHQHQQQHQQQQQQQHQQQIQQQMRIASQMSQQHARQAGQPMVQQQPPRLISMQQLPRGPGGMNGGPGPPMYPNSHHMRLPGPTQGGRMPTAQPRHNGQQYPPMMQPQLQRQHSNPGHAGPFPVASLHNANPTSPTSASMAGAHAHRGPASPIIGPIELIPSVTNPENLPCLPEIPPIQLEDAGSSSLGHLLTRYISASTQQQLGSVDMNPSPGLSSHSSGSSGLSNAHTPARPSSTSSTGSRGSCSSAGRAGAGSGAAVEQVKVKQEPGTDDSYSCPATSMKTERGKDAGRSACMMSSPENSPLPVVGSVSAGLDALRAVGERIKTEPTSDTPCSGLNGSSATTSSSSNTTTSLSSEKRSSTALTNGNVDKGTEAKGGGAASATGNSGGKEDDPNEDWCAVCINGGDLLCCDRCPKVFHMKCHVPTIKIFPKGDFLCTFCRSVNIPEIEYCDDSKKITAVQSLNPEDQRRCERLLLHIFCHELSVGFREPVPSSVPNYYKIIKQPMDLKKVKKKLQLRNSQYYQSIQDFVSDMRLVFKNCANYNEVGSEMAISGKAVSLYFEEKLSEIFPGQNFPETPESESMDTQAKEDNDTDDSEEDFIQPRRKRLKTDEKVLHIK from the exons ATGGCGGATAACAAAGGCGAGGAGGATATGGAACCGTCTGTTAATTCGGACTCAGTGCCTTCAGCGCAAGAGAATGACCAACCAGAGACGAAAGACGACAATGCTGTAATAGTTATAGAAGCAAATTTAAAGAGCGGCGAAGAAACGGAGACCCGCGATAACGCTACGGAGGCACCGACACCCACCAGCGACGGAGGGGAGGTTAGCGGCGGAGCTGCTGGAGCGGGAGCGGAAGCCGAAGCCAGTGGTAGCGCTAGCGACGCCGCCAGTCCGCCCGGAACCAGTACCACCACTGCAGAATCCACGACAGCTGAACCTGTGACCGCTGGGGATGCTCAAGCTGGAGGACTTACTACCGAAATGTCCCCCCCTCCTACGGCTCCAGCGGCCACACCGGTATCAGCTCCTATTAATTTGCTGGATACGTGCGCAGTGTGTAAACAAAGTCTTCAGAGCCGGGACTGTGAACCAAAACTTTTGCCTTGTTTGCACTCTTTTTGTCTCAAATGTATCCCGCAACCAGATAGGCAAGTAAGCGTGCAGGTGACTGGACCACACGGGcaacctgacacacacatag taaACGTTATGCACTGTTTGGTGTGTCACGAAGAGTACAGACAAACGGATATTATTGACAACTACTTTGTCAAAGATACCTCAGAGGCAACAAACTCATCTGATGAGAAGTCTGCTCAG GTGTGCACAAGTTGTGAGGACAACGCAGGAACCATTGGCTTTTGTGTGGAGTGCGGAGAATGGCTATGTAAGACCTGCGTGGAGGCCCACCAGAGGGTGAAAATCACAAAGGACCACAAGATTCACACAAAGGAGGATGCTGACACTGCCTCTG AGTCTGTTGGTGCTTCAGGACAGAGGCCTGTTTTCTGTCCCATCCACAAGCAGGAGCCACTCAAGCTTTTCTGTGAGACCTGTGACACTTTGACCTGCAGGGACTGCCAGCTGCTGGAGCACAAGGAGCACAGGTAC CAATTCCTGGAGGAGGCTTGCCAACACCAGAAAGGCCTCATTGAGTCCAAAGTTGCCCAGctacaggagaagaagaactaCGTCCATTATTCTATCAACCAGGTTCAAAGCAG GTTAAAAGAGCTGAATCAGACCCACAAGAAGGTGGAGCATGAGATCAAAATTGCAGTATTTACTCTCATTAATGAGATCAACAAGAAGGGCAAGTCTCTGCTGCAGCAGTTGGAG GGTGTGACCAAAGAGCGCAGCATGAGGCTCGTGGCTCAGCACAAAGATACCACCCGCCTGGCCCAACAGATCCACCATGTGCTGAACTTCTGCCACTGGGCCATTAACACTGGCAGCCACACTGCGCTGCTCTACAGCAAGAGGCTG ATCCTATACCAGCTTCATCAGCGCCTTCAGTCAGCACTAGAGCCAGTACCCAAAGCCAATGGTGAGGTGCGCTTCTTCTGTGACCCAACCTTCTGGGCCAAAAACGTTGTGAATCTAG GTAATTTGTTGATTGAGAAAGCACCTGCACAACCACCCAATGTAATGGTAGGAGGACCACCCATTTCACCGGGTCAGGGTCACCCAGGCAAACACCAGGGACAGATCAATCTTGCCCAGCTCCGGCTGCAGCACATGCAGCAGGCAGCCTACGCACAACagaaacaacaccatcagcatcagcagcagcatcagcagcagcagcagcaacagcaccagcagcagaTCCAGCAACAGATGCGCATAGCCTCTCAAATGTCCCAGCAGCATGCCAGACAGGCCGGCCAACCCATGGTGCAGCAGCAG CCTCCACGGCTCATCAGCATGCAGCAGCTACCGAGAGGGCCTGGGGGTATGAATGGTGGGCCAGGTCCTCCCATGTACCCAAATTCCCACCATATGCGTCTCCCGGGTCCAACGCAGGGGGGGCGAATGCCAACAGCTCAGCCAAGACATAACGGGCAGCAGTATCCACCAATGATGCAGCCTCAGCTTCAAAGACAG CATTCCAACCCGGGGCACGCAGGCCCTTTTCCGGTAGCATCCCTCCATAATGCCAACCCCACAAGTCCCACCAGTGCCAGTATGGCTGGTGCCCACGCCCACCGTGGCCCTGCCAGTCCCATCATCGGTCCTATCGAGCTCATCCCCTCCGTCACCAATCCAGAGAACCTGCCCTGCCTACCTGAGATCCCTCCTATTCAG TTGGAGGACGCAGGTTCCAGCAGCCTGGGTCACCTCTTAACTCGCTACATCTCAGccagcacacagcagcagctcggCTCAGTGGACATGAACCCCTCTCCTGGACTCTCGTCTCACTCTTCTGGATCTTCAG GTCTGTCAAATGCCCACACACCAGCAAGACCCTCCAGCACGTCAAGCACAGGCAGCCGAGGCAG CTGTAGCTCTGCAGGGAGGGCTGGGGCAGGAAGCGGAGCAGCTGTGGAGCAGGTGAAGGTGAAGCAGGAGCCAGGAACAGACGACAGCTACAGCTGCCCAGCTACATCTATGAAGACAGAGCGAGGAAAAGATGCCGGGAGAAGTGCCTGCATG ATGAGCAGTCCGGAGAACAGTCCCCTTCCTGTAGTGGGGTCTGTATCTGCAGGCCTAGATGCTCTCAGGGCTGTAGGAGAGCGCATCAAAACAGAACCCACATCTGACACTCCTTGTTCGGGACTTAACGGCTCCAGTGCCAcaacctcttcctcttccaaCACCACTACCTCATTATCCTCTGAGAAAAGAAGCAGCACAGCGCTGACTAATGGAAACGTTGACAAGGGGACGGAGGCCAAAGGAGGCGGTGCAGCTTCTGCAACGGGCAACTCTGGTGGGAAAGAGGATGACCCCAATGAAGACTGGTGCGCTGTCTGTATTAATGGTGGTGACCTGCTTTGCTGTGACCGCTGTCCTAAAGTGTTCCACATGAAATGCCATGTGCCCACcataaaaatatttccaaa gGGTGACTTTCTCTGCACGTTTTGCCGGAGTGTCAACATCCCTGAAATCGAGTACTGTGACGACAGTAAGAAAATCACAGCAGTGCAAAGCCTGAATCCAGAGGACCAAAGG agatGTGAACGCCTCCTGCTGCACATCTTTTGTCATGAGCTCAGCGTGGGCTTCAGGGAACCTGTCCCTAGCTCT GTGCCGAACTACTACAAAATAATCAAGCAGCCGATGGACCTgaagaaagtgaagaagaagcttCAGTTACGGAACTCCCAGTACTACCAGTCCATCCAGGACTTTGTGTCCGATATGCGTCTGGTTTTCAAGAACTGTGCAAATTACAACGAG GTGGGATCAGAGATGGCGATATCCGGCAAGGCAGTGAGCCTTTACTTTGAGGAGAAGTTATCGGAGATCTTCCCGGGGCAGAACTTCCCTGAAACACCCGAGTCCGAGTCCATGGACACGCAGGCAAAGGAGGACAACGACACAGACGACTCCGAGGAGGACTTCATACAGCCGAGGCGCAAACGtttaaaaacagatgagaaAGTGCTCCACATAAAGTGA
- the trim33 gene encoding E3 ubiquitin-protein ligase TRIM33 isoform X3: MADNKGEEDMEPSVNSDSVPSAQENDQPETKDDNAVIVIEANLKSGEETETRDNATEAPTPTSDGGEVSGGAAGAGAEAEASGSASDAASPPGTSTTTAESTTAEPVTAGDAQAGGLTTEMSPPPTAPAATPVSAPINLLDTCAVCKQSLQSRDCEPKLLPCLHSFCLKCIPQPDRQVSVQVTGPHGQPDTHIVNVMHCLVCHEEYRQTDIIDNYFVKDTSEATNSSDEKSAQVCTSCEDNAGTIGFCVECGEWLCKTCVEAHQRVKITKDHKIHTKEDADTASESVGASGQRPVFCPIHKQEPLKLFCETCDTLTCRDCQLLEHKEHRYQFLEEACQHQKGLIESKVAQLQEKKNYVHYSINQVQSRLKELNQTHKKVEHEIKIAVFTLINEINKKGKSLLQQLEGVTKERSMRLVAQHKDTTRLAQQIHHVLNFCHWAINTGSHTALLYSKRLILYQLHQRLQSALEPVPKANGEVRFFCDPTFWAKNVVNLGNLLIEKAPAQPPNVMVGGPPISPGQGHPGKHQGQINLAQLRLQHMQQAAYAQQKQHHQHQQQHQQQQQQQHQQQIQQQMRIASQMSQQHARQAGQPMVQQQPPRLISMQQLPRGPGGMNGGPGPPMYPNSHHMRLPGPTQGGRMPTAQPRHNGQQYPPMMQPQLQRQHSNPGHAGPFPVASLHNANPTSPTSASMAGAHAHRGPASPIIGPIELIPSVTNPENLPCLPEIPPIQLEDAGSSSLGHLLTRYISASTQQQLGSVDMNPSPGLSSHSSGSSGLSNAHTPARPSSTSSTGSRGSCSSAGRAGAGSGAAVEQVKVKQEPGTDDSYSCPATSMKTERGKDAGRSACMMSSPENSPLPVVGSVSAGLDALRAVGERIKTEPTSDTPCSGLNGSSATTSSSSNTTTSLSSEKRSSTALTNGNVDKGTEAKGGGAASATGNSGGKEDDPNEDWCAVCINGGDLLCCDRCPKVFHMKCHVPTIKIFPKGDFLCTFCRSVNIPEIEYCDDSKKITAVQSLNPEDQRRCERLLLHIFCHELSVGFREPVPSSVPNYYKIIKQPMDLKKVKKKLQLRNSQYYQSIQDFVSDMRLVFKNCANYNEMSRIIQVYDEEKQINNQVGSEMAISGKAVSLYFEEKLSEIFPGQNFPETPESESMDTQAKEDNDTDDSEEDFIQPRRKRLKTDEKVLHIK; encoded by the exons ATGGCGGATAACAAAGGCGAGGAGGATATGGAACCGTCTGTTAATTCGGACTCAGTGCCTTCAGCGCAAGAGAATGACCAACCAGAGACGAAAGACGACAATGCTGTAATAGTTATAGAAGCAAATTTAAAGAGCGGCGAAGAAACGGAGACCCGCGATAACGCTACGGAGGCACCGACACCCACCAGCGACGGAGGGGAGGTTAGCGGCGGAGCTGCTGGAGCGGGAGCGGAAGCCGAAGCCAGTGGTAGCGCTAGCGACGCCGCCAGTCCGCCCGGAACCAGTACCACCACTGCAGAATCCACGACAGCTGAACCTGTGACCGCTGGGGATGCTCAAGCTGGAGGACTTACTACCGAAATGTCCCCCCCTCCTACGGCTCCAGCGGCCACACCGGTATCAGCTCCTATTAATTTGCTGGATACGTGCGCAGTGTGTAAACAAAGTCTTCAGAGCCGGGACTGTGAACCAAAACTTTTGCCTTGTTTGCACTCTTTTTGTCTCAAATGTATCCCGCAACCAGATAGGCAAGTAAGCGTGCAGGTGACTGGACCACACGGGcaacctgacacacacatag taaACGTTATGCACTGTTTGGTGTGTCACGAAGAGTACAGACAAACGGATATTATTGACAACTACTTTGTCAAAGATACCTCAGAGGCAACAAACTCATCTGATGAGAAGTCTGCTCAG GTGTGCACAAGTTGTGAGGACAACGCAGGAACCATTGGCTTTTGTGTGGAGTGCGGAGAATGGCTATGTAAGACCTGCGTGGAGGCCCACCAGAGGGTGAAAATCACAAAGGACCACAAGATTCACACAAAGGAGGATGCTGACACTGCCTCTG AGTCTGTTGGTGCTTCAGGACAGAGGCCTGTTTTCTGTCCCATCCACAAGCAGGAGCCACTCAAGCTTTTCTGTGAGACCTGTGACACTTTGACCTGCAGGGACTGCCAGCTGCTGGAGCACAAGGAGCACAGGTAC CAATTCCTGGAGGAGGCTTGCCAACACCAGAAAGGCCTCATTGAGTCCAAAGTTGCCCAGctacaggagaagaagaactaCGTCCATTATTCTATCAACCAGGTTCAAAGCAG GTTAAAAGAGCTGAATCAGACCCACAAGAAGGTGGAGCATGAGATCAAAATTGCAGTATTTACTCTCATTAATGAGATCAACAAGAAGGGCAAGTCTCTGCTGCAGCAGTTGGAG GGTGTGACCAAAGAGCGCAGCATGAGGCTCGTGGCTCAGCACAAAGATACCACCCGCCTGGCCCAACAGATCCACCATGTGCTGAACTTCTGCCACTGGGCCATTAACACTGGCAGCCACACTGCGCTGCTCTACAGCAAGAGGCTG ATCCTATACCAGCTTCATCAGCGCCTTCAGTCAGCACTAGAGCCAGTACCCAAAGCCAATGGTGAGGTGCGCTTCTTCTGTGACCCAACCTTCTGGGCCAAAAACGTTGTGAATCTAG GTAATTTGTTGATTGAGAAAGCACCTGCACAACCACCCAATGTAATGGTAGGAGGACCACCCATTTCACCGGGTCAGGGTCACCCAGGCAAACACCAGGGACAGATCAATCTTGCCCAGCTCCGGCTGCAGCACATGCAGCAGGCAGCCTACGCACAACagaaacaacaccatcagcatcagcagcagcatcagcagcagcagcagcaacagcaccagcagcagaTCCAGCAACAGATGCGCATAGCCTCTCAAATGTCCCAGCAGCATGCCAGACAGGCCGGCCAACCCATGGTGCAGCAGCAG CCTCCACGGCTCATCAGCATGCAGCAGCTACCGAGAGGGCCTGGGGGTATGAATGGTGGGCCAGGTCCTCCCATGTACCCAAATTCCCACCATATGCGTCTCCCGGGTCCAACGCAGGGGGGGCGAATGCCAACAGCTCAGCCAAGACATAACGGGCAGCAGTATCCACCAATGATGCAGCCTCAGCTTCAAAGACAG CATTCCAACCCGGGGCACGCAGGCCCTTTTCCGGTAGCATCCCTCCATAATGCCAACCCCACAAGTCCCACCAGTGCCAGTATGGCTGGTGCCCACGCCCACCGTGGCCCTGCCAGTCCCATCATCGGTCCTATCGAGCTCATCCCCTCCGTCACCAATCCAGAGAACCTGCCCTGCCTACCTGAGATCCCTCCTATTCAG TTGGAGGACGCAGGTTCCAGCAGCCTGGGTCACCTCTTAACTCGCTACATCTCAGccagcacacagcagcagctcggCTCAGTGGACATGAACCCCTCTCCTGGACTCTCGTCTCACTCTTCTGGATCTTCAG GTCTGTCAAATGCCCACACACCAGCAAGACCCTCCAGCACGTCAAGCACAGGCAGCCGAGGCAG CTGTAGCTCTGCAGGGAGGGCTGGGGCAGGAAGCGGAGCAGCTGTGGAGCAGGTGAAGGTGAAGCAGGAGCCAGGAACAGACGACAGCTACAGCTGCCCAGCTACATCTATGAAGACAGAGCGAGGAAAAGATGCCGGGAGAAGTGCCTGCATG ATGAGCAGTCCGGAGAACAGTCCCCTTCCTGTAGTGGGGTCTGTATCTGCAGGCCTAGATGCTCTCAGGGCTGTAGGAGAGCGCATCAAAACAGAACCCACATCTGACACTCCTTGTTCGGGACTTAACGGCTCCAGTGCCAcaacctcttcctcttccaaCACCACTACCTCATTATCCTCTGAGAAAAGAAGCAGCACAGCGCTGACTAATGGAAACGTTGACAAGGGGACGGAGGCCAAAGGAGGCGGTGCAGCTTCTGCAACGGGCAACTCTGGTGGGAAAGAGGATGACCCCAATGAAGACTGGTGCGCTGTCTGTATTAATGGTGGTGACCTGCTTTGCTGTGACCGCTGTCCTAAAGTGTTCCACATGAAATGCCATGTGCCCACcataaaaatatttccaaa gGGTGACTTTCTCTGCACGTTTTGCCGGAGTGTCAACATCCCTGAAATCGAGTACTGTGACGACAGTAAGAAAATCACAGCAGTGCAAAGCCTGAATCCAGAGGACCAAAGG agatGTGAACGCCTCCTGCTGCACATCTTTTGTCATGAGCTCAGCGTGGGCTTCAGGGAACCTGTCCCTAGCTCT GTGCCGAACTACTACAAAATAATCAAGCAGCCGATGGACCTgaagaaagtgaagaagaagcttCAGTTACGGAACTCCCAGTACTACCAGTCCATCCAGGACTTTGTGTCCGATATGCGTCTGGTTTTCAAGAACTGTGCAAATTACAACGAG ATGTCTCGAATTATCCAGGTTTATGATGAGGAGAAACAGATTAATAATCAG GTGGGATCAGAGATGGCGATATCCGGCAAGGCAGTGAGCCTTTACTTTGAGGAGAAGTTATCGGAGATCTTCCCGGGGCAGAACTTCCCTGAAACACCCGAGTCCGAGTCCATGGACACGCAGGCAAAGGAGGACAACGACACAGACGACTCCGAGGAGGACTTCATACAGCCGAGGCGCAAACGtttaaaaacagatgagaaAGTGCTCCACATAAAGTGA